The Mobula birostris isolate sMobBir1 chromosome 1, sMobBir1.hap1, whole genome shotgun sequence genome contains a region encoding:
- the LOC140198690 gene encoding src-like-adapter, translating into MGNTLKSAPVESASTVPDSNTANSNDVLVAIYDYPPPTISQPIFRMGEKLRIIAEEGDWWRARSIAAGHENYIPRTCVARVYHGWLFEGIGRGKAEELLQMPGNRVGSFLIRQSESRKGTYCLSVRHYSTVHQKYVKHYRIFRLPNRWYYIQERLTFQCLEDLVNHYSEVADGLCCLLTHPCLAQLNPESPPEEPVVLRNSNFSWRNVNRADLLSDNLSAKNETFLSYGLRHSIASYMSLSQFDNNSIDGGNSKRWHQSIKSNAQNRHSCLLTSPMGDVYEDDFE; encoded by the exons ATGGGCAACACTCTTAAATCTGCACCAGTTGAGTCAGCATCAactgttccagattccaacacaG CAAACAGCAACGATGTGTTGGTTGCAATTTATGATTACCCACCACCAACGATAAGCCAACCAATCTTCAGAATGGGGGAGAAGCTGCGCATTATAGCTGA AGAAGGTGACTGGTGGAGAGCAAGGTCCATTGCTGCTGGACATGAGAACTACATCCCTCGTACCTGTGTAGCTCGAGTTTACCACGG CTGGCTCTTTGAAGGAATCGGAAGAGGAAAAGCAGAAGAGTTACTGCAGATGCCAGGCAACAGAGTGGGTTCCTTCTTGATAAGGCAAAGCGAAAGCCGAAAAG GTACATATTGCCTCTCTGTCAGGcactacagtactgtacatcaaAAATATGTGAAGCATTACCGGATCTTCCGTTTGCCAAATAGGTGGTATTATATCCAGGAACGCCTCACCTTTCAGTGTCTAGAAGATCTGGTAAATCATTATTCCG AGGTAGCAGATGGCTTGTGCTGTTTGCTGACCCACCCGTGTCTCGCACAGCTCAACCCTGAAAGCCCTCCTGAAGAGCCAGTTGTCCTACGTAACAGCAACTTCAGCTGGAGAAATGTCAACAG agctgacctgctgagtgacaACTTGTCAGCCAAAAATGAAACGTTCCTCAGTTATGGGCTGCGACACAGTATTGCATCATACATGAGCTTATCACAGTTTGATAACAACTCAATTGACGGTGGCAACAGCAAGAGATGGCATCAATCTATCAAATCCAATGCTCAGAACCGACACAGCTGCCTGCTTACTTCACCAATGGGAGATGTGTATGAGGATGACTTTGAATAA